The Agromyces sp. LHK192 genome includes a window with the following:
- a CDS encoding cupin domain-containing protein, with product MTTDNGPQPNVFDLETETTRNPNYRTVAWTGTYLQVTLMSIPVGESIGLEVHHDTDQFLRLDAGRGLVKMGPAKDDLPLRQEVGDGWSVQVPAGTWHDIENIGDEPMRLYAVYAPVHHAAGKVQPTKDAADADEEAGNDEPPTWTSQPAEGEPDEQA from the coding sequence ATGACCACCGACAACGGACCCCAGCCGAACGTCTTCGACCTCGAGACCGAGACGACCAGGAATCCGAACTACCGCACCGTCGCCTGGACCGGCACATACCTGCAGGTCACGCTGATGTCGATCCCCGTCGGCGAGTCGATCGGCCTCGAGGTGCACCACGACACCGATCAGTTCCTCCGGCTCGACGCCGGCCGGGGTCTCGTGAAGATGGGTCCGGCGAAGGACGACCTGCCGCTCCGGCAGGAGGTCGGCGACGGGTGGAGCGTGCAGGTGCCGGCCGGCACGTGGCACGACATCGAGAACATCGGCGACGAGCCGATGCGGCTCTACGCGGTCTACGCGCCCGTGCACCACGCGGCGGGCAAGGTCCAGCCGACGAAGGACGCGGCCGACGCCGACGAGGAGGCCGGGAACGACGAGCCGCCGACGTGGACCTCGCAGCCCGCCGAGGGCGAGCCCGACGAGCAGGCATGA
- a CDS encoding carboxymuconolactone decarboxylase family protein produces the protein MTTDQTTERTAGPTTASRVPPTELNGLFGMIVRSAARRMVGNVPDSIGVLAHNRRLMMASMTIGRKVEALDDLDKDLASYATMATAAFVGCSWCLDYHYFKSHHEGLDEAKARQVPMWRESDAFTPLERNVMEYAEAMSTTPITVTDELSAAILDEIGPTALLELTARIAFMNMSGRMNISLGIHSDGYADACGLPPIATRAGEAPAGTVPVGSAPVGPAPVVGSAA, from the coding sequence ATGACCACCGACCAGACCACCGAACGAACCGCCGGCCCGACGACCGCGTCCCGCGTGCCGCCCACGGAGCTCAACGGCCTCTTCGGCATGATCGTGCGATCCGCCGCGCGGCGCATGGTCGGGAACGTGCCCGACTCGATCGGCGTGCTCGCCCACAACCGCCGGCTGATGATGGCGTCGATGACCATCGGGCGGAAGGTCGAGGCGCTCGACGACCTCGACAAGGACCTCGCGTCGTACGCGACGATGGCGACTGCCGCCTTCGTCGGCTGCAGTTGGTGCCTCGACTACCACTACTTCAAGTCGCACCACGAGGGCCTCGACGAGGCGAAGGCGCGTCAAGTCCCCATGTGGCGCGAATCCGACGCGTTCACGCCGCTCGAGCGCAACGTCATGGAGTACGCCGAGGCGATGAGCACCACGCCGATCACCGTGACCGACGAGCTCTCGGCGGCGATCCTCGACGAGATCGGGCCCACCGCGCTGCTCGAGCTGACCGCGCGCATCGCCTTCATGAACATGAGCGGGCGGATGAACATCTCGCTCGGCATCCACTCCGACGGATACGCCGACGCCTGCGGGCTGCCGCCGATCGCGACGCGGGCGGGCGAGGCGCCCGCCGGCACCGTACCCGTGGGCTCGGCACCCGTCGGCCCCGCGCCAGTCGTAGGCTCGGCGGCATGA
- a CDS encoding RNA polymerase sigma-70 factor, with the protein MTAADATDDPFVVHRGLLFTVAYELLGSAADAEDVLQESWLRWAAVDRAAVGDPRAYLVRIVTRQSLNQLRTLSRRREDYVGEWLPEPLLTSPDVADDVELAESLSMATLTVLETLGPSERAVFVLREVFDVPYDEIAEAVGKSTAAVRQIAHRAKEHVAARRPRVTVDREEHLEVVERFVAAFNSGDLQGLMDVLAPDVVSVADSGGKVPGAARRPIEGATRLIAYLQGGMAKFGLVPTASVVWVNGHPAMRVEIDGSLAGIVNLVVEDGRVTRIFNIANPDKLGFVTDEAPLAR; encoded by the coding sequence ATGACCGCCGCCGACGCGACCGACGACCCGTTCGTCGTCCACCGCGGGCTGCTCTTCACCGTCGCCTACGAGCTGCTCGGCTCGGCCGCCGACGCGGAGGACGTGCTGCAGGAGTCGTGGCTGCGGTGGGCGGCGGTCGACCGGGCCGCGGTCGGCGATCCCCGCGCCTACCTCGTGCGCATCGTCACGCGCCAGTCGCTGAACCAGTTGCGGACGCTGTCGCGGCGACGTGAGGACTACGTCGGCGAGTGGCTCCCCGAGCCCCTGCTGACGAGCCCGGATGTCGCCGACGACGTCGAACTCGCCGAGAGCCTGTCGATGGCCACGCTCACGGTGCTCGAGACGCTGGGGCCGTCGGAGCGGGCGGTGTTCGTGCTGCGAGAGGTGTTCGACGTGCCGTACGACGAGATCGCCGAGGCGGTCGGCAAGTCGACGGCCGCGGTGCGCCAGATCGCGCACCGCGCGAAGGAGCACGTCGCCGCCCGTCGGCCGCGGGTCACGGTCGACCGCGAGGAGCATCTCGAGGTCGTCGAGCGCTTCGTCGCGGCGTTCAACTCGGGCGATCTCCAGGGGCTCATGGACGTGCTGGCACCCGACGTCGTGTCCGTCGCGGACAGCGGCGGCAAGGTGCCCGGCGCTGCGCGCAGGCCCATCGAAGGCGCGACGAGGCTCATCGCCTACCTGCAGGGGGGCATGGCGAAGTTCGGCCTGGTGCCGACCGCGAGCGTCGTGTGGGTCAACGGGCACCCCGCGATGCGGGTCGAGATCGACGGCTCGCTCGCGGGCATCGTCAACCTGGTCGTGGAGGACGGCCGGGTCACGCGAATCTTCAACATCGCCAACCCCGACAAGCTCGGGTTCGTGACCGACGAGGCTCCGCTCGCGCGCTGA
- a CDS encoding NADPH:quinone reductase, translating into MRAITYSQTGPSSVLGLIERDLPEPGPGEVRVRVVVSGVNPTDWKARAGGSGPIPFAEVVPNQDGSGVVDAVGDGVTDLAVGDRVWVYLAAFQRPTGTAQDYTVLPRERVVALPDAAGFDVGASLGVPAMTAHRALTVHEGGPTRLAPGALDGRVVLIAGGAGAVGHAAIQLARWAGATVITTVSSPEKAALATAAGAHHVVDYREEDAAAAIRAIAPDGVDQVVEVSPGRNADLNAQVLANHGSVSIYSTDGGGQVTLDVAHHFVRNVRYQFLLLYTVGDEALAAAAEDVSRALEDGALPVGEDAGLPLTRFPLERTADAHDAVEAATVGKVLIDVGEG; encoded by the coding sequence ATGAGAGCGATCACGTACTCGCAGACCGGCCCCTCATCCGTCCTCGGCCTGATCGAGCGCGACCTTCCCGAACCCGGCCCCGGCGAGGTGCGCGTGCGCGTCGTCGTGTCGGGCGTGAACCCGACGGACTGGAAGGCGCGCGCCGGCGGCTCCGGCCCGATCCCGTTCGCCGAGGTCGTGCCGAACCAGGACGGCTCGGGCGTCGTCGACGCGGTCGGCGACGGCGTGACCGACCTCGCCGTCGGCGACCGCGTGTGGGTGTACCTGGCCGCGTTCCAGCGCCCGACGGGCACTGCGCAGGACTACACGGTGCTGCCGCGCGAGCGGGTCGTCGCGCTGCCGGATGCCGCGGGCTTCGACGTCGGGGCATCCCTCGGCGTCCCGGCGATGACCGCGCACCGGGCGCTCACCGTGCACGAGGGCGGGCCGACCCGGCTCGCCCCCGGTGCGCTCGACGGCCGCGTCGTGCTCATCGCCGGCGGCGCCGGCGCGGTCGGGCACGCGGCGATCCAGCTCGCCCGCTGGGCGGGCGCGACCGTGATCACGACGGTCAGCTCGCCGGAGAAGGCGGCGCTCGCGACCGCGGCGGGCGCGCATCACGTCGTCGACTACCGCGAGGAGGACGCGGCCGCCGCGATCCGCGCGATCGCGCCCGACGGCGTCGACCAGGTCGTCGAGGTCTCCCCCGGCCGGAATGCCGACCTGAACGCGCAGGTCCTCGCGAACCACGGCTCGGTCTCGATCTACTCGACCGACGGCGGCGGCCAGGTCACGCTCGACGTCGCGCACCATTTCGTGCGGAACGTGCGGTACCAGTTCCTGCTGCTCTACACGGTCGGCGACGAGGCGCTCGCCGCTGCGGCGGAGGACGTCTCCCGCGCGCTCGAGGACGGCGCCCTGCCGGTCGGCGAGGATGCCGGGCTGCCGCTCACGCGGTTCCCCCTGGAGCGCACGGCCGACGCACATGACGCGGTCGAGGCCGCGACCGTCGGCAAGGTGCTCATCGACGTGGGCGAGGGCTGA
- a CDS encoding winged helix DNA-binding domain-containing protein, which produces MTSDRDLARWRLRSQLLSAPAGDAEHVVGTLLAVQAENPSQSAWAVATRTAATDPADLAGALAEARVVRTHVLRSTWHYVHADDAQWLIELTAPRVLAAIDSQVQPFAERITELTDAVVETLGKAPDRTRPELAASLADRRFDLTGHDVMILLAYLEMQTVICSGAPRDGEHTYALFADRVRSPRRLERDEALAELATRYFSSHGPATERDLAYWATLTLGDVRRGIAAAGDRLASFEHDGRRFLHAASDAPDAASGASAEPAAHLLQLLDEMYRGYQDSRWVIDREGIVPRAREAAIGMAVVDGQLLAGMKRTVTAKGVTFALHPHRPFLATEVEAIEAAAARYGAFLGLEPRVAIA; this is translated from the coding sequence GTGACCTCCGACCGCGATCTCGCACGCTGGCGGCTTCGCTCGCAGCTGCTCTCCGCTCCGGCCGGCGACGCCGAGCACGTCGTGGGCACGCTGCTCGCGGTGCAGGCCGAGAACCCGTCGCAGTCGGCGTGGGCGGTCGCGACGCGGACGGCGGCGACGGATCCCGCCGATCTGGCGGGGGCGCTCGCCGAGGCGCGGGTCGTCCGCACCCACGTCCTGCGCTCGACGTGGCACTATGTGCACGCCGACGACGCGCAATGGCTCATCGAGCTCACCGCGCCGCGCGTGCTGGCCGCCATCGACTCGCAGGTGCAGCCGTTCGCCGAGCGCATCACCGAGCTCACCGACGCGGTCGTCGAGACCCTGGGCAAGGCACCCGATCGCACGAGGCCGGAGCTCGCCGCGTCCCTCGCCGACCGCAGGTTCGACCTCACGGGCCACGACGTCATGATCCTGCTGGCGTACCTCGAGATGCAGACGGTGATCTGCAGTGGCGCGCCGCGCGACGGCGAGCACACGTACGCGCTGTTCGCCGACCGCGTGCGCTCGCCCCGCCGGCTCGAGCGCGACGAGGCGCTCGCCGAGCTCGCGACGCGCTACTTCTCGTCGCACGGCCCGGCGACCGAACGCGACCTCGCCTACTGGGCGACGCTCACCCTCGGCGACGTGCGCCGTGGCATCGCGGCGGCCGGCGACCGGCTCGCCTCGTTCGAGCACGACGGTCGGCGGTTCCTGCACGCCGCGTCGGATGCCCCGGATGCCGCATCCGGCGCGTCCGCCGAGCCGGCGGCGCATCTGCTGCAGCTGCTCGACGAGATGTACCGCGGCTACCAGGACTCGCGCTGGGTGATCGACCGCGAGGGCATCGTGCCACGCGCCCGGGAGGCCGCGATCGGCATGGCCGTCGTCGACGGGCAGTTGCTCGCGGGGATGAAGCGCACGGTGACGGCGAAGGGTGTGACGTTCGCGCTGCATCCGCACCGGCCGTTCTTGGCGACCGAGGTGGAGGCGATCGAGGCCGCCGCGGCGCGCTACGGTGCGTTCCTCGGGCTCGAGCCGCGCGTCGCAATCGCGTGA
- a CDS encoding ABC transporter permease, whose translation MTTHVLSDTRVLTGRSLTHILRSPDTIITTAVTPIALMLLFVYVLGGAINTGSDESYINYMLPGILLITIASGIAYTAYRLFLDLQGGIFERFQSMPIARSSVLWAHVLTSLVANLISVAIVIGVALIMGFRTGASVGAWLAVAGILVLFTLALTWLAVIAGLSAKTVDGASAFSYPLIFLPFISSAFVPTDTMPGPVAWFAENQPVTSIVDTIRALFAQEPVGSDIWIALAWLVGILIVAYGFAIAKYRSKFN comes from the coding sequence ATGACCACCCACGTCCTCAGCGACACCCGGGTCCTCACGGGCCGCTCGCTGACCCACATCCTCCGCAGCCCCGACACCATCATCACGACCGCGGTCACCCCGATCGCACTGATGCTGCTGTTCGTGTACGTGCTCGGCGGGGCGATCAACACCGGGTCCGACGAGTCGTACATCAACTACATGCTCCCGGGCATCCTGTTGATCACGATCGCGTCGGGCATCGCCTACACGGCGTACCGGCTGTTCCTCGACCTGCAGGGCGGCATCTTCGAGCGGTTCCAGTCCATGCCGATCGCCAGGTCGAGCGTGCTCTGGGCGCACGTGCTCACCTCGCTGGTGGCGAACCTGATCTCGGTCGCGATCGTCATCGGCGTGGCGCTCATCATGGGCTTCCGCACCGGGGCATCCGTCGGCGCCTGGCTGGCGGTCGCCGGCATCCTGGTCCTGTTCACGCTGGCCCTCACGTGGCTGGCCGTGATCGCGGGCCTGTCGGCCAAGACCGTCGACGGGGCGAGCGCGTTCAGCTACCCGCTGATCTTCCTCCCGTTCATCAGCTCGGCGTTCGTGCCCACCGACACGATGCCCGGCCCGGTCGCCTGGTTCGCCGAGAACCAGCCCGTCACCTCGATCGTCGACACGATCCGCGCCCTGTTCGCGCAGGAGCCGGTCGGCAGCGACATCTGGATCGCCCTCGCCTGGCTCGTCGGCATCCTGATCGTCGCGTACGGATTCGCGATCGCGAAGTACCGCAGCAAGTTCAACTGA
- a CDS encoding ABC transporter ATP-binding protein, with protein MNTATSPAPAIRVQGIEKSFKDNQVLRGVDFDVAPGTIFALLGSNGAGKTTLVRILSTLLKADAGTATVHGFDAAKQPGDVRQSISLTGQFAAVDEVLSGRENLVLVAKLRHLKHPGAIADDLLARFSLTDAGARKAATYSGGMRRRLDIAMSLIGDPPIIFLDEPTTGLDPQARIDVWKTVKALADSGTTVLLTTQYLDEAEQLADRIAILHQGRIIQNGTLAELKQLLPAATVEYVEKQPTLEEVFLALVGDAGEAADASGEGSIESVKES; from the coding sequence ATGAACACCGCAACATCGCCCGCGCCCGCGATCCGGGTGCAGGGCATCGAGAAGTCCTTCAAGGACAACCAGGTCCTCCGCGGCGTCGACTTCGACGTCGCACCCGGCACCATCTTCGCCCTGCTCGGATCGAACGGCGCGGGCAAGACGACGCTGGTCCGGATCCTGTCGACCCTGCTGAAGGCCGACGCCGGCACCGCCACGGTGCACGGCTTCGACGCCGCGAAGCAGCCCGGCGACGTCCGTCAGTCGATCAGCCTGACCGGGCAGTTCGCCGCGGTCGACGAGGTGCTCTCGGGCCGCGAGAACCTCGTGCTGGTCGCGAAGCTGCGCCACCTGAAGCACCCGGGTGCGATCGCCGACGACCTGCTCGCACGCTTCTCGCTCACCGACGCCGGCGCCCGCAAGGCGGCGACGTACTCGGGCGGCATGCGCCGCCGGCTCGACATCGCGATGAGCCTGATCGGCGACCCGCCGATCATCTTCCTCGACGAGCCGACCACGGGCCTCGACCCGCAGGCGCGCATCGACGTGTGGAAGACCGTGAAGGCCCTGGCCGACTCGGGCACCACCGTGCTGCTCACCACGCAGTACCTCGACGAGGCCGAGCAGCTCGCCGACCGCATCGCGATCCTGCACCAGGGCCGCATCATCCAGAACGGCACCCTCGCCGAACTCAAGCAGCTGCTTCCCGCGGCGACCGTCGAGTACGTCGAGAAGCAGCCGACCCTCGAGGAGGTCTTCCTCGCCCTCGTCGGAGACGCCGGCGAGGCAGCGGATGCCTCGGGCGAGGGATCCATCGAATCAGTGAAGGAGTCCTGA
- a CDS encoding DUF1048 domain-containing protein: MAAKWIETITGSLDDKKAYRQYKARLEALPGKYRTAAKGLDRYVIYAGGVSQPDVMLKMLDDLATLFEQAAADGTPVSAIVGDDPVEFAETFLANYTDGQWQNKEKQRLADAIGEATADEH; encoded by the coding sequence ATGGCCGCGAAGTGGATCGAGACGATCACCGGATCGCTCGACGACAAGAAGGCGTACCGCCAGTACAAGGCCCGCCTCGAGGCGCTGCCCGGCAAGTACCGCACCGCAGCCAAGGGCCTCGACCGCTACGTCATCTACGCAGGCGGCGTCTCGCAGCCCGACGTGATGCTCAAGATGCTCGACGACCTGGCCACGCTCTTCGAGCAGGCCGCCGCCGACGGCACCCCCGTCAGCGCGATCGTCGGTGACGACCCCGTCGAGTTCGCCGAGACCTTCCTCGCGAACTACACCGACGGGCAGTGGCAGAACAAGGAGAAGCAGCGGCTCGCCGACGCGATCGGCGAAGCGACCGCAGACGAGCACTGA
- a CDS encoding DUF1048 domain-containing protein, with the protein MAAKWLEAIVGSLEGKKQYKEYRARVKALPEGYREAAGALERYLLNLGPSDNSDSLIAMLTDLADLLEQHAAAGTPLRDVVGTDPVDFAETFMQNYGGGSWIRKEQSKLTTAIDAAERLDQKGI; encoded by the coding sequence ATGGCCGCCAAGTGGCTCGAAGCGATCGTCGGATCGCTCGAAGGCAAGAAGCAGTACAAGGAGTACCGGGCCCGCGTGAAGGCCCTGCCCGAGGGCTACCGCGAGGCGGCCGGCGCGCTCGAGCGCTACCTCCTCAACCTCGGGCCGAGCGACAACAGCGACAGCCTGATCGCGATGCTCACCGACCTCGCCGACCTGCTCGAGCAGCACGCCGCCGCCGGCACCCCGCTGCGCGACGTCGTCGGCACGGACCCCGTCGACTTCGCCGAGACGTTCATGCAGAACTACGGCGGCGGCAGCTGGATCCGCAAGGAGCAGTCCAAGCTCACCACGGCGATCGACGCCGCGGAACGACTCGACCAGAAGGGAATCTGA
- a CDS encoding PadR family transcriptional regulator, with product MGKQMTEMLKGTLEGIVLAILSTAPAYGYEITARLRDQGFTDIAEGTVYALLVRIEQRGLVDVEKVPSEKGPPRKVFSLNERGRQDLEEFWTTWSFLADRIEQLHRKGN from the coding sequence ATGGGAAAGCAGATGACGGAGATGCTCAAGGGCACCCTCGAGGGCATCGTCCTCGCCATCCTGTCGACCGCGCCGGCCTACGGCTACGAGATCACCGCCCGGCTCCGCGACCAGGGCTTCACCGACATCGCCGAGGGCACCGTCTACGCCCTGCTCGTGCGCATCGAGCAGCGCGGCCTCGTCGACGTCGAGAAGGTCCCCTCCGAGAAGGGACCGCCGCGCAAGGTGTTCTCGCTCAACGAGCGGGGCCGCCAGGACCTCGAGGAGTTCTGGACCACCTGGTCCTTCCTCGCCGACCGCATCGAACAGCTCCACCGGAAGGGAAACTGA
- a CDS encoding dihydrofolate reductase family protein, with the protein MGTVTISFEMTLDGVFDQMEQWFDVDDPGVQRASDELVFGADAVLMGRASYEFFREYWPEQDDDRGFAAYYNALPKFVASTTLEGPLDWNATLIEGDVVDYVRGLRDRYDSIVSHGYGDLAAELVDAGLVDEIHAGIHPFLVGNAGDRLRTPHLVGMRLLGVEAYDSGIIAARYAPSTAPEVVDAADETG; encoded by the coding sequence ATGGGAACCGTGACGATCTCCTTCGAAATGACGCTCGACGGCGTGTTCGACCAGATGGAGCAGTGGTTCGACGTCGACGACCCGGGCGTGCAGCGCGCATCCGACGAACTCGTGTTCGGCGCCGACGCCGTGCTCATGGGGCGCGCGAGCTACGAGTTCTTCCGCGAGTACTGGCCCGAGCAGGACGACGACCGCGGCTTCGCCGCCTACTACAACGCACTGCCGAAGTTCGTGGCGTCGACCACGCTCGAGGGACCGCTCGACTGGAACGCGACGCTCATCGAGGGCGACGTGGTCGACTACGTGCGCGGCCTCCGCGATCGCTACGACTCGATCGTGTCGCACGGGTACGGCGACCTCGCGGCGGAGCTGGTGGATGCCGGGCTCGTCGACGAGATCCACGCGGGGATCCACCCGTTCCTCGTCGGGAACGCGGGCGACCGACTGCGCACGCCGCACCTCGTCGGGATGCGACTGCTCGGCGTCGAGGCCTACGACTCGGGCATCATCGCCGCGAGGTACGCGCCGTCGACGGCGCCGGAGGTCGTCGATGCCGCGGACGAGACGGGCTGA
- a CDS encoding ASCH domain-containing protein, translating to MPDNAPIDHAAAMRLWERYRAARPDVATDPEPPSVERFGDHPELTDALLALVLDGTKRATAGLVAEFAAEGQPLPRVGSHWIACDSTGAPRVILRSTELRVGPFASVDAAFAYDEGEDDRSIESWRDNHSRYWRRVASSLGFEWTEQHEIVFERFDVAWTA from the coding sequence ATGCCCGACAACGCACCGATCGACCATGCCGCAGCCATGCGCCTGTGGGAGCGCTACCGCGCCGCCCGTCCCGACGTCGCGACCGACCCTGAGCCGCCGTCGGTGGAGCGGTTCGGCGACCACCCCGAACTGACCGACGCGTTGCTCGCGCTCGTGCTCGACGGCACGAAGCGCGCCACCGCCGGGCTCGTCGCCGAGTTCGCGGCCGAGGGGCAGCCGCTCCCCCGCGTCGGCAGCCACTGGATCGCGTGCGACTCGACCGGCGCACCACGGGTGATCCTGCGCAGTACCGAACTCCGGGTCGGCCCGTTCGCGAGCGTCGACGCCGCGTTCGCGTACGACGAGGGCGAGGACGACCGCTCCATCGAATCGTGGCGCGACAACCACAGCCGCTACTGGCGGCGGGTGGCATCCTCGCTCGGATTCGAGTGGACCGAGCAGCACGAGATCGTGTTCGAGCGGTTCGACGTGGCCTGGACGGCCTGA
- a CDS encoding Fe-S protein, translating into MEFLRHLVLLIHLIGFAVLFGAWVVELFNGKRGITRVMHWGLAIAGVAGLVLAAPWGIEYDLNYVKIGTKLVILLAIGALLGIGAGRQRRNGSVPPAIFWLIGVLTLANAAIAVLWR; encoded by the coding sequence ATGGAATTCCTCCGCCACCTCGTGCTGCTCATCCACCTGATCGGCTTCGCCGTGCTGTTCGGAGCCTGGGTCGTGGAACTGTTCAACGGCAAGCGCGGCATCACGCGCGTCATGCACTGGGGCCTCGCGATCGCGGGTGTCGCCGGCCTCGTGCTCGCCGCCCCGTGGGGCATCGAGTACGACCTGAACTACGTCAAGATCGGCACGAAGCTGGTCATCCTGCTCGCCATCGGCGCGCTGCTCGGCATCGGTGCCGGCCGTCAGCGCCGCAACGGCTCGGTGCCGCCGGCGATCTTCTGGCTGATCGGCGTGCTCACGCTCGCGAACGCGGCGATCGCGGTGCTCTGGCGGTAG
- a CDS encoding Lrp/AsnC family transcriptional regulator, whose amino-acid sequence MDAIDRRILAELQQDGRLTLTELADRVQLSMSPTHRRLRALEESGAISGYRAVIDPEVVGLGFTALVFVTMDQANRATVPAFDAAVAEIPEVIQALRLFGDPDYLLRVAVRDLAAYQRLWDEQLSALPGARRVESTLVMKTIVDDRPLPL is encoded by the coding sequence ATGGACGCGATCGATCGGAGAATCCTTGCCGAGCTGCAGCAGGACGGCCGGCTCACCCTCACCGAGCTCGCCGACCGCGTGCAACTGAGCATGTCGCCCACGCATCGCCGACTGCGCGCGCTCGAGGAATCCGGTGCGATCAGCGGCTACCGGGCCGTCATCGATCCCGAGGTCGTCGGCCTCGGCTTCACCGCCCTCGTCTTCGTCACCATGGACCAGGCGAACCGAGCCACCGTGCCCGCGTTCGATGCGGCGGTCGCCGAGATCCCCGAGGTGATCCAGGCCCTCCGCCTGTTCGGCGACCCCGACTACCTGCTGCGCGTCGCGGTCCGCGACCTCGCCGCCTACCAGCGCCTCTGGGACGAGCAGCTCTCGGCACTGCCGGGCGCCCGTCGCGTCGAGTCGACGCTGGTGATGAAGACGATCGTCGACGACCGGCCGCTGCCGCTCTGA
- a CDS encoding LysE family translocator has product MDPQLLIACSVMMTLMVVLPGPDWAFVIATGTSERSILPSLSGILLGYLATVAAVALGVGAVVATLPWFIVVLTFAAAAYLVYLGVRVLRAPPVVVVAGASRGATADVESGGAQPEASDRPWLRVLQGAGVSGLNPKGLLVLVVLLPQFTDASGAWPIPLQLAVLGLIFVGACALVYSIVGYGARTVLRLRPSAMRIVSRVSGAAMIVLAVWLVVEQVAHLT; this is encoded by the coding sequence GTGGACCCGCAACTGCTGATCGCCTGCTCGGTGATGATGACGCTCATGGTCGTGCTGCCCGGCCCCGACTGGGCGTTCGTCATCGCCACGGGCACCAGCGAGCGGAGCATCCTCCCTTCGCTCTCGGGAATCCTGCTCGGCTATCTCGCGACGGTCGCTGCCGTCGCGCTCGGCGTCGGCGCGGTCGTGGCGACCCTGCCGTGGTTCATCGTCGTGCTCACGTTCGCCGCAGCCGCGTACCTGGTCTACCTCGGGGTTCGCGTGCTCCGTGCACCGCCGGTGGTCGTGGTGGCCGGGGCCTCGCGCGGAGCGACGGCCGATGTCGAGAGCGGCGGGGCGCAGCCCGAGGCATCCGATCGCCCGTGGCTGCGCGTGCTGCAGGGGGCCGGCGTCTCGGGGCTGAACCCGAAGGGCCTGCTGGTGCTCGTGGTGCTGCTGCCGCAGTTCACGGATGCCTCGGGCGCGTGGCCGATCCCGCTGCAGCTCGCCGTGCTCGGCCTCATTTTCGTCGGCGCCTGTGCGCTCGTGTACTCGATCGTCGGCTACGGCGCACGCACCGTGCTGCGGCTTCGTCCGTCGGCGATGCGCATCGTGTCGCGCGTCTCGGGCGCCGCGATGATCGTGCTCGCGGTCTGGCTCGTCGTCGAGCAGGTCGCGCACCTGACGTGA
- a CDS encoding nitroreductase family deazaflavin-dependent oxidoreductase produces the protein MRVLGRIVVGLVGAAVAAAIALGATIVIGIRRRDPRVLRPMFRMQRDVLNMQALSTAGQPGDPHAIIRHVGRTTGREYATPVGAVPEPGGFVIALPYGTEPQWVRNVLAAGEARLEHDGRVHQLHLPEVVAIETTSMARDDAWTVRLFGIREALRLTVREGAPG, from the coding sequence ATGCGGGTGCTCGGCAGGATCGTGGTCGGACTCGTCGGGGCGGCCGTCGCCGCGGCGATCGCGCTCGGGGCGACGATCGTCATCGGCATCCGCCGGCGCGATCCACGGGTGCTCCGGCCGATGTTCCGGATGCAGCGCGACGTCCTGAACATGCAGGCACTGTCCACCGCCGGGCAGCCGGGCGACCCGCACGCGATCATCCGGCACGTCGGCCGGACGACCGGCCGCGAGTACGCGACACCCGTCGGTGCGGTGCCCGAGCCCGGCGGATTCGTCATCGCCCTGCCGTACGGCACCGAGCCGCAGTGGGTGCGGAACGTGTTGGCGGCAGGGGAGGCGCGGCTCGAGCACGACGGTCGCGTGCACCAGCTGCACCTCCCCGAGGTGGTGGCGATCGAGACCACCTCGATGGCCCGCGACGACGCGTGGACCGTACGGCTCTTCGGCATCCGCGAGGCGCTGCGACTCACCGTTCGCGAAGGAGCGCCGGGGTGA